In one Vibrio sp. VB16 genomic region, the following are encoded:
- the pyrI gene encoding aspartate carbamoyltransferase regulatory subunit: MVNKAHLQVEAIKNGSVIDHIPAHVGIKVLKLFRMHKSEQRITMGLNLPSSALGAKDLIKIENVYITEDQANQLALYAPNATVNQIENYEVTKKLALDFPDKIEAVFSCPNTNCISHGEPVDSSFSVIKKVDDIQLKCKYCEKVFSREIVTERN, from the coding sequence ATGGTAAACAAGGCACATCTACAAGTAGAAGCAATTAAGAACGGCTCTGTCATTGACCATATTCCTGCTCACGTAGGGATAAAGGTACTTAAGTTGTTTAGGATGCATAAGAGTGAACAACGCATCACCATGGGGCTTAACCTACCTTCATCAGCATTGGGCGCGAAAGATCTGATCAAAATTGAAAATGTCTACATTACAGAGGATCAAGCCAATCAATTGGCCTTGTATGCTCCCAACGCGACCGTTAACCAAATCGAAAATTATGAAGTAACCAAAAAACTTGCGCTCGACTTTCCTGACAAAATTGAAGCGGTATTCTCGTGTCCAAATACAAATTGCATCTCGCATGGAGAGCCTGTTGATAGCAGTTTCAGCGTCATCAAAAAAGTCGATGATATTCAGCTAAAATGCAAATATTGTGAAAAAGTGTTCTCTCGGGAAATTGTAACCGAGCGGAATTAA
- a CDS encoding arginine repressor: MNNLTYSNDLKTANEDSITNICRRLLQQQSFSTQESLRNELIDLGYDDVSQSTVSRILTKLNVVKIPNAYGKKVYCLSMENEGIRVDSSISSQVEFVTHNQLVVVVKTHPGSAQLVARIIDMQPHEEILGTVGGNDTVMVAPKDIKRISECEAIVRKRLGMSL; encoded by the coding sequence GTGAACAATCTTACTTATTCTAACGATTTAAAAACAGCAAACGAAGATAGCATTACCAACATATGCAGGCGTTTATTGCAACAGCAAAGCTTTAGCACACAAGAAAGTTTAAGGAATGAACTTATCGACCTTGGTTATGACGACGTAAGTCAGTCTACCGTTTCACGTATTTTGACCAAACTCAACGTGGTGAAAATACCCAACGCTTATGGGAAGAAGGTTTATTGCCTCTCCATGGAAAATGAGGGCATTAGAGTCGATTCATCCATTTCGTCTCAGGTTGAGTTCGTTACACATAATCAGCTTGTCGTTGTAGTTAAGACTCACCCAGGTAGCGCTCAACTTGTTGCGCGCATTATAGATATGCAGCCTCACGAAGAGATATTGGGAACGGTCGGTGGAAATGATACAGTGATGGTCGCACCAAAAGATATAAAGCGTATTTCTGAATGCGAAGCAATAGTACGTAAGCGCCTAGGTATGTCTCTATAA
- a CDS encoding RidA family protein, producing MTKVLHTEQAPAAIGPYVQGVDLGNMVMTSGQIPVIPSTGEIVSDDIAKQARQSLDNVKAVVESSGLSVSNIVKMTVFVKDLNDFGTVNEIYGQFFDEHNVANYPARSCVEVARLPKDVKIEIEAIAVR from the coding sequence ATGACTAAAGTACTTCATACTGAACAAGCACCAGCCGCTATTGGCCCCTATGTTCAAGGCGTAGATTTGGGGAATATGGTGATGACCTCAGGACAGATTCCTGTCATTCCATCGACTGGGGAAATTGTTTCAGATGATATAGCCAAACAAGCTCGTCAGTCATTAGACAACGTCAAAGCCGTGGTTGAGTCTTCAGGGTTAAGCGTTTCTAATATTGTTAAGATGACCGTTTTTGTCAAAGATCTCAATGACTTTGGTACAGTGAACGAAATTTATGGTCAGTTTTTTGATGAGCACAACGTTGCAAACTACCCGGCACGTTCCTGCGTTGAAGTGGCTCGATTACCAAAAGATGTAAAGATTGAAATAGAAGCAATCGCAGTAAGATAA
- a CDS encoding 1-acylglycerol-3-phosphate O-acyltransferase, whose amino-acid sequence MVALLRVIAVIIFAVFMFVFGCGYSLLTPRNPKLVYIIGGKFCKMASIFGFKLELRFPEDAYERGQNLYVANHQNNWDLFTVSAAVTPKVVTVGKKSLVWIPLFGQLYWITGNILIDRFNRSKAKGTIDQVVDSMKSSDVSVWMFPEGTRSRGRGLLPFKTGAFHAAIGAGVPIIPIVCSSTQGKIKFNRWNNGHVIVEMLPPIKTEGYAKENTRELANLVREQMKAKLEDLDAEVDRLNTKK is encoded by the coding sequence ATGGTTGCATTATTACGTGTTATTGCAGTGATAATATTTGCAGTATTCATGTTTGTATTTGGTTGTGGGTATAGCTTGCTTACACCACGTAACCCCAAGTTGGTTTATATTATCGGTGGTAAGTTTTGTAAAATGGCCAGTATCTTCGGGTTTAAGTTGGAATTAAGATTTCCAGAAGATGCGTATGAAAGAGGCCAAAACTTGTACGTAGCAAATCATCAAAATAATTGGGATCTATTTACCGTGTCCGCAGCAGTAACACCGAAAGTGGTGACGGTCGGGAAAAAAAGTTTGGTTTGGATTCCGCTGTTCGGCCAACTTTATTGGATCACGGGAAACATTCTTATCGATCGCTTCAATCGTTCGAAAGCGAAAGGTACGATCGATCAAGTGGTGGATAGTATGAAATCGAGTGATGTATCGGTCTGGATGTTTCCAGAAGGTACACGTTCACGGGGGCGTGGGTTACTGCCGTTTAAAACAGGTGCATTTCATGCCGCTATAGGTGCTGGTGTCCCTATTATCCCGATTGTCTGTAGCTCGACTCAAGGTAAAATAAAGTTTAATCGTTGGAACAATGGCCACGTTATTGTAGAGATGTTGCCACCAATAAAAACAGAAGGTTACGCTAAAGAGAATACTCGAGAGCTAGCAAACTTAGTCCGTGAGCAGATGAAAGCAAAGTTGGAAGATCTGGACGCCGAAGTTGACCGTCTTAATACAAAAAAATAG
- the murA gene encoding UDP-N-acetylglucosamine 1-carboxyvinyltransferase — MEKFRVTGSHQPLSGEVEIGGAKNAALPILFAAILAEEPVEVSNVPKLKDIDTTMELLKRLGAKVSRNGSVHVDSSTIDEYCAPYDLVKTMRASIWALGPLVARFGKGQVSLPGGCAIGARPVDLHIHGLEQLGATITLDEGYVKAEVDGRLKGAHIVMDKVSVGATITVMCAAALAEGTTVLDNAAREPEIEDTAQFLNTIGAKISGAGGDTITIEGVERLGGGKHSVLPDRIETGTFLVAAAVSGGKIVCKKTQSSLLEAVLAKLEEAGAKIETGEDWISLDMTERELKAVSIRTAPHPGFPTDMQAQFTLLNMMAKGGGVITETIFENRFMHVPELQRMGAKAEVEGNTVICGDVEELSAAQVMATDLRASASLVIAGCIAKGETIVDRIYHIDRGYEKIENKLNKLGAQIERFSESS, encoded by the coding sequence ATGGAAAAGTTTAGAGTTACAGGTTCCCATCAACCACTTAGTGGTGAAGTTGAAATCGGTGGAGCAAAAAACGCGGCCTTACCAATTTTATTTGCAGCAATCTTGGCCGAAGAACCGGTTGAAGTATCCAATGTGCCTAAATTAAAAGACATTGATACGACCATGGAACTGCTTAAGCGCCTTGGTGCAAAAGTCAGTCGCAATGGTTCGGTTCATGTAGATAGCAGCACGATAGATGAATATTGCGCACCATACGATTTAGTGAAAACGATGCGCGCCTCTATTTGGGCTTTAGGTCCTTTAGTTGCCCGTTTTGGCAAAGGACAAGTATCTCTTCCTGGTGGATGTGCAATAGGCGCTCGACCTGTCGATCTACATATCCATGGCCTAGAACAATTAGGTGCCACTATCACCCTTGATGAAGGTTATGTTAAGGCTGAGGTAGATGGACGTCTAAAAGGCGCACATATCGTCATGGACAAGGTGAGTGTTGGTGCAACCATCACTGTTATGTGTGCGGCGGCACTAGCCGAAGGAACGACGGTTCTAGATAATGCGGCACGAGAACCTGAAATCGAAGATACCGCCCAATTTCTTAACACGATCGGCGCGAAAATCTCTGGTGCTGGTGGTGATACAATCACTATTGAAGGCGTAGAGCGTTTAGGTGGTGGTAAGCACTCAGTACTACCTGATCGTATAGAAACAGGAACATTCCTTGTCGCTGCTGCTGTTTCTGGTGGCAAAATAGTGTGTAAAAAAACGCAATCGTCTCTGCTTGAAGCGGTATTAGCTAAGTTAGAAGAAGCAGGAGCAAAAATTGAAACGGGTGAAGATTGGATAAGCCTTGATATGACGGAACGTGAGCTTAAAGCCGTTTCGATCAGAACAGCACCTCATCCCGGTTTTCCAACCGATATGCAAGCCCAATTTACGTTATTGAATATGATGGCCAAAGGTGGTGGTGTTATCACTGAAACCATCTTTGAAAATCGTTTTATGCATGTACCTGAATTGCAACGTATGGGTGCAAAAGCAGAAGTTGAAGGCAATACGGTTATTTGTGGTGATGTTGAAGAACTCAGTGCCGCTCAAGTAATGGCAACAGACCTTCGAGCTTCTGCAAGTTTAGTTATCGCAGGGTGTATTGCGAAAGGCGAAACAATTGTCGACCGAATTTATCATATTGATCGTGGCTACGAAAAAATAGAGAACAAGCTGAACAAACTTGGTGCTCAAATAGAACGGTTTAGTGAATCTAGCTAA
- the ibaG gene encoding BolA family iron metabolism protein IbaG produces MESIDVKKILEEALEIQEIHVKGSGSQFEVIAIDACFETLSRVKKQQLIYSPLMEYIQRNDIHAVTIKAFTPEEWERDKKLMSL; encoded by the coding sequence GTGGAAAGTATAGACGTAAAAAAAATTCTAGAAGAAGCTCTTGAAATTCAAGAGATTCATGTAAAAGGTAGCGGAAGTCAATTTGAAGTCATCGCGATTGACGCGTGTTTTGAGACTCTAAGTCGAGTCAAAAAACAACAATTAATTTACTCTCCTCTGATGGAATACATTCAGAGAAATGATATTCATGCAGTTACAATTAAAGCGTTTACTCCAGAAGAGTGGGAACGCGACAAGAAATTGATGTCGTTATAA
- a CDS encoding STAS domain-containing protein, protein MSECQWQASATGYALSGELTRDTVPSVWVNIQGWTPTQSECEVSLEQTHRIDSAGMAMLIHLIQHAKNSNCHIMLSFVPEQLRTLFQLSNIETMLVNHIKK, encoded by the coding sequence ATGAGTGAGTGTCAATGGCAAGCAAGCGCCACTGGCTATGCTCTTTCGGGGGAACTGACTCGAGACACTGTCCCTAGCGTTTGGGTTAATATACAAGGCTGGACACCGACTCAATCTGAATGTGAAGTCTCTCTTGAACAGACTCACCGAATAGATTCAGCTGGAATGGCAATGTTAATTCATTTAATTCAGCATGCAAAAAATTCAAACTGTCATATAATGCTCAGCTTCGTGCCGGAGCAGTTACGAACATTATTCCAATTGAGCAACATAGAAACCATGTTGGTTAATCATATAAAAAAATAG
- a CDS encoding ABC transporter substrate-binding protein, which translates to MMVISSNGYAQDIDKTQPYEMIKEVSQNLFDRLKVENESIRENPEILKVVVEEELMPYIDYRYSALKVLGSHLKKEKNRDNVKEFVVAFREYLVTSYAQVLTLYSDQIVQFEPEKAVDANKRITSVKVDVVDAPRPDIRLEFKLRKNKKTGEWLAFDIVAEGVSLLSSKQSEWGSKIRKEGIPSVSQELMVLSARPIRFEGEAK; encoded by the coding sequence ATGATGGTTATCTCGAGTAATGGTTACGCTCAAGATATCGACAAAACTCAGCCTTACGAGATGATAAAGGAAGTGTCTCAGAATTTATTTGACCGCTTAAAAGTGGAAAATGAAAGTATTAGAGAAAATCCTGAGATACTAAAGGTCGTCGTAGAAGAAGAACTTATGCCTTATATCGACTATCGATACTCAGCGTTAAAGGTATTGGGTAGCCATCTCAAAAAAGAGAAGAATAGAGATAATGTTAAAGAGTTCGTTGTCGCTTTTCGTGAATACCTCGTTACTTCGTATGCGCAGGTCTTAACGTTGTACTCTGATCAAATCGTTCAATTTGAACCAGAAAAAGCGGTCGACGCAAATAAGAGAATTACGAGTGTTAAGGTTGATGTTGTTGACGCTCCAAGACCTGATATACGGCTTGAATTTAAACTGAGAAAAAATAAGAAGACCGGAGAATGGTTAGCTTTCGATATTGTGGCAGAAGGTGTGAGCCTATTATCAAGCAAGCAGTCGGAATGGGGATCAAAAATAAGAAAAGAAGGTATTCCGTCTGTTTCTCAAGAGCTTATGGTTTTGTCCGCTAGGCCTATTCGATTTGAAGGAGAGGCAAAATGA
- the mlaD gene encoding outer membrane lipid asymmetry maintenance protein MlaD gives MQQTRKLELWVGAFVLAGVIAVLIMIFKVANVTGLSSGNAYNLQAYFDNIGSLKVRSPVKIGGVVVGRVSAIDLDKETFTPLVTLSIEDQYGQFPETSSAEILTSGLIGEQYIGLIPGFVDDGIEMLGNGDFIEDTKSALVLEDLIGQVLYSVNGSDEE, from the coding sequence ATGCAACAAACACGTAAATTGGAATTATGGGTCGGTGCTTTTGTATTGGCTGGTGTCATCGCAGTTTTAATCATGATATTTAAAGTGGCAAATGTCACCGGGTTAAGTTCAGGAAACGCCTATAATCTACAAGCTTATTTCGATAATATCGGCAGCCTTAAAGTACGTTCACCCGTAAAAATTGGTGGGGTCGTGGTGGGTAGAGTAAGTGCTATTGATTTAGACAAGGAGACGTTTACTCCTCTGGTTACTTTATCCATCGAAGATCAATATGGGCAGTTCCCTGAAACATCAAGTGCAGAAATTTTGACCTCTGGTTTGATTGGTGAGCAATATATTGGACTTATACCTGGCTTTGTCGATGATGGTATTGAAATGCTCGGTAATGGTGACTTTATAGAAGACACCAAATCGGCGTTGGTGTTGGAAGATCTCATTGGACAAGTTTTATACAGCGTTAATGGTTCTGACGAGGAGTAA
- the mlaE gene encoding lipid asymmetry maintenance ABC transporter permease subunit MlaE, whose product MLNPLLNYLENLGANAISRCQSFGRATIMLAGAIFNRPHPIKNLPLLIKQLYSIGVQSLAIIVVSGLFIGMVLSLQGFVVLIDYGAEGSLGQMVTLSLLRELGPVVTALLFAGRAGSALTAEIGLMKATEQISSLEMMAVDPLKRVIAPRFWAGLISMPLLAMIFITVGIWGGQIVGVDWKGVDHGSFWSAIQSSVQLGRDVGNSFIKCMVFAITITWIALFNGYDAIPTSEGISKATTRTVVHSSLAVLGLDFVLTALMFGN is encoded by the coding sequence TGAATTATTTAGAAAATTTGGGTGCCAATGCGATAAGCCGTTGTCAATCTTTTGGGCGAGCGACAATCATGTTGGCTGGTGCTATTTTTAATCGACCGCACCCAATTAAAAATTTGCCACTATTAATCAAACAACTCTACAGTATTGGTGTCCAATCTCTTGCTATTATTGTCGTTTCTGGTCTGTTTATAGGCATGGTACTAAGTCTTCAAGGTTTTGTTGTTTTAATTGATTATGGTGCAGAAGGTAGTTTAGGACAGATGGTGACGCTTTCGCTCTTGAGAGAATTAGGGCCGGTGGTTACAGCATTACTGTTTGCAGGTAGAGCTGGTTCAGCACTTACGGCTGAAATAGGTTTAATGAAGGCAACAGAGCAAATTTCTAGCCTTGAAATGATGGCAGTAGACCCATTAAAACGGGTCATTGCTCCAAGGTTCTGGGCTGGGTTGATCTCTATGCCACTGCTCGCTATGATTTTCATTACAGTCGGTATCTGGGGCGGACAAATTGTAGGTGTGGATTGGAAAGGTGTCGACCATGGTAGTTTTTGGTCAGCAATACAATCATCCGTTCAATTGGGACGAGATGTCGGCAACAGTTTTATAAAGTGTATGGTATTTGCAATTACCATCACTTGGATTGCTTTATTTAACGGCTATGATGCGATACCAACATCTGAGGGTATAAGTAAAGCGACAACACGCACGGTAGTGCACTCTTCTTTAGCCGTTTTAGGACTGGATTTTGTCTTAACAGCGTTGATGTTCGGGAATTGA